From the genome of Sciurus carolinensis unplaced genomic scaffold, mSciCar1.2, whole genome shotgun sequence, one region includes:
- the LOC124974952 gene encoding LOW QUALITY PROTEIN: ubiquitin-conjugating enzyme E2 Q2-like (The sequence of the model RefSeq protein was modified relative to this genomic sequence to represent the inferred CDS: inserted 2 bases in 1 codon; deleted 2 bases in 1 codon): MSLSGLKTELKFLASIFDKKQERLRINSWKLDELHCQFLVLPLAPPYPIPQPPLTLHCNITESYPPSSPIWFMDSDDPTLTSVLELLEDTKNNNSLRQQLKWLICELCRLYNLPQHLDVEMLDQPLPTGQNGITEVTSEKEEEEEMAKDIEDLDHYEMKEEEPISGXKSENEGIEKENLAILEKIRKTQRQDHLNSAVSGSVQASDRLMKELRDIYKSQSYKTGIYSVELINGSLYDWHVKLKKVDPDSPLHSDLQILKEKEGIEYILLNFSFKDNFPFDPPFVQVVLPVLSGGYVLGGGALCMELLTKQDWSNAYSIESVIMQMNATLVKGKVRVQFGANKNQYNLARDQQSYNSIVQIHEKNGWYTPPEEDG, encoded by the exons ATGTCTCTGTCAGGGCTCAAGACCGAGCTGAAGTTCTTGGCGTCCATCTTCGACAAGAAGCAGGAGCGACTCCGCATAAACAGCTGGAAGCTGGACGAACTGCACTGCCAGTTCCTGGTACTGCCGCTGGCACCGCCG TACCCCATACCCCAGCCGCCGCTCACACTCCACTGCAACATCACGGAATCTTACCCACCTTCTTCACCAATATGGTTTATGGACTCCGATGACCCAACTCTAACATCAGTTCTGGAACTTCTAGAAGATACTAAGAACAACAATTCGCTTCGTCAGCAATTGAAGTGGTTGATATGTGAACTCTGCAGATTATATAATCTTCCTCAGCACCTGGATGTTGAGATGCTAGATCAACCATTACCCACGGGTCAGAATGGAATAACAGAAGTGActtcagaaaaggaggaggaagaagagatggcCAAAGATATAGAAGACTTGGATCATTATGAGATGAAGGAAGAAGAGCCTATTAGTGG AAAGTCAGAGAATGAAGGAATcgaaaaagaaaatttggcaatATTAGAGAAAATTAGGAAGACTCAAAGGCAAGACCATTTAAATAGTGCGGTGTCTGGGTCAGTGCAAGCTTCAGATAGACTTATGAAAGAGCTCAGGGACATATACAAATCACAAAGTTATAAAACAGGGATTTATTCAGTGGAACTCATAAATGGCAGTTTATACGATTGGCATGTTAAACTGAAGAAGGTTGACCCTGATAGTCCATTGCACAGTGATCTTcagatcttaaaagaaaaagaaggcatagAATACATTTTGCTTAACTTCTCTTTTAAGGATAACTTTCCCTTTGATCCTCCATTTGTTCAAGTGGTATTACCTGTTCTCTCAGGAGGGTATGTGTTGGGTGGAGGAGCATTATGTATGGAACTACTCACAAAACAGGATTGGAGCAATGCCTATTCAATAGAATCGGTCATCATGCAAATGAATGCCACCTTAGTCAAAGGCAAGGTCAGAGTGCAGTTTGGAGCAAATAAGAATCAATATAATCTAGCAAGAGACCAACAGTCCTATAATTCCATTGTACAGATACATGAGAAAAATGGCTGGTACACTCCTCCAGAGGAAGATGGCTAA